A region from the Branchiostoma lanceolatum isolate klBraLanc5 chromosome 2, klBraLanc5.hap2, whole genome shotgun sequence genome encodes:
- the LOC136428091 gene encoding hydroxylysine kinase-like: MASEIAPVKLRPPVLDEQDTQSLPNNSQEDSRETLHLSNSQAAELVEKLYGFNVESVRKLGSYGDYNFHVKVFGVGQDHHGYILKVMNAKDSRDEEQITAQTSMMTFLSTRDFQVPRLVQNRWGQGMSLETFERKENGTQVSTDHNVRLLTFLPGILCSDVTLESASLQAAGVYMGRLHQALQDFDHPGLYRPNFKWNLKNLSGARDYLHVLDSIEDQEMIHNVLGLFADKVLSRLEDLPQGPTHADFGGTNILVRESMTNSEGRYQICGVLDFGDVVWNPLVFDVAISLMFYMLTAPDHEGPATYAGHFVRGYESIRPLTPAEWDVLYHCVVGRACQMYVFNEHSVSVEPEREAHIRKDTEGLYETLKFLVETPKAEVDKQMLGTGRV; this comes from the exons ATGGCTTCAGAGATCGCTCCAGTAAAACTGAGACCACCTGTTTTGGACGAACAGGACACCCAGTCGCTGCCAAACAACTCACAGGAAGACTCCCGCGAAACATTACATCTGAGCAACAGCCAGGCCGCGGAGTTGGTGGAAAAGCTGTACGGGTTTAATGTAGAATCTGTGAGGAAACTGGGCAGCTACGGCGACTATAATTTCCATGTGAAGGTTTTCGGTGTTGGTCAAGATCATCATGGATACATTTTAAAGGTTATGAATGCGAAAGACTCGCGTGACGAAG AACAAATCACGGCTCAAACATCGATGATGACGTTCCTGTCCACGCGAGACTTTCAGGTCCCGAGACTGGTGCAGAACCGGTGGGGACAAGGCATGAGTCTGGAAACCTTCGAACGGAAAGAAAACG GTACACAGGTCTCCACTGATCACAACGTCCGTCTCCTGACGTTCCTTCCCGGCATTCTTTGCAGTGACGTCACTTTGGAGTCAGCGTCTTTGCAGGCTGCTGGTGTGTACATGGGAAGACTTCACCAAGCCTTACAG GACTTCGACCATCCAGGTTTGTACCGACCAAATTTCAAATGGAACTTAAAAAATCTCTCCGGAGCAAGAGACTATCTACACGTCCTGGACAGCATTGAAGACCAGGAAATGATTCACAACGTTCTCGGCCTTTTTGCTGACAAAGTACTGTCCCGACTGGAAGACCTGCCACAAG GACCGACACATGCAGACTTCGGAGGCACTAACATCCTTGTGAGAGAAAGCATGACAAACTCTGAGGGAAGGTACCAGATTTGTGGTGTGCTGGATTTTGGCGACGTTGTCTGGAATCCTTTAGTGTTCGATGTGGCCATAAGTCTCATGTTCTACATGCTGACTGCACCTGATCATGAGGGTCCTGCAACATATGCGGGGCATTTTGTTAGAG GATATGAGTCTATCCGCCCGCTTACTCCGGCCGAATGGGACGTGCTGTACCACTGTGTGGTGGGACGAGCGTGTCAAATGTACGTGTTCAATGAACACTCTGTCAGTGTGGAACCAGAGAGGGAGGCGCATATTAGAAAAGACACGGAAGGCCTCTACGAGACGCTGAAGTTTTTGGTAGAAACTCCAAAAGCCGAAGTCGACAAGCAAATGCTGGGAACAGGAAGGGTCTAA